A region from the Candidatus Margulisiibacteriota bacterium genome encodes:
- the rplK gene encoding 50S ribosomal protein L11: MAKEVKTVIKLQITAGKANPSPPIGPALGQHGVNIMEFCKAYNEKTKDKGDLVIPVEISVYTDRSFSFVLKTPPAAVLIKKAANVAKGSAEPNKNKIATLTKDQIREIAEVKMPDLNTKNIEQAMKIIEGSARSMGIMVK, encoded by the coding sequence TTGGCTAAGGAAGTTAAGACAGTAATAAAGTTACAAATCACAGCAGGTAAAGCAAACCCTTCACCACCAATAGGTCCTGCTTTAGGCCAGCATGGTGTGAATATTATGGAATTTTGTAAAGCTTATAATGAAAAAACAAAAGATAAAGGGGATCTGGTAATTCCTGTAGAAATAAGTGTTTACACAGATCGTTCATTTTCGTTTGTTCTAAAAACTCCACCTGCAGCAGTGTTAATTAAAAAGGCTGCGAATGTTGCGAAAGGTTCTGCGGAACCAAATAAGAACAAGATAGCAACTCTTACGAAAGATCAAATTAGAGAGATTGCTGAGGTGAAAATGCCTGATTTAAATACAAAGAATATAGAACAGGCAATGAAGATTATAGAAGGTTCTGCACGAAGCATGGGCATCATGGTAAAGTAA
- a CDS encoding VOC family protein has translation MIKKIDHINISVTNLESATAFFCQLGFSIERERVLEGEWIDRVVGMENVKAAFVSLCLPGAETKIELLQYISPKGESNPEIDKASQIGFRHVAFSVDDVQELYDQLKEKNINFFSNIQTNPYGKKMCYFHGPDNIILELAEF, from the coding sequence ATGATTAAAAAAATTGATCACATCAATATAAGCGTAACGAATTTGGAATCGGCAACGGCATTTTTTTGTCAGCTGGGATTTTCTATTGAGCGGGAGCGAGTCCTGGAAGGTGAATGGATTGATCGAGTCGTTGGTATGGAAAACGTCAAAGCAGCGTTTGTAAGCCTTTGTTTGCCAGGAGCAGAGACCAAGATTGAGTTGCTTCAGTATATTTCTCCGAAAGGCGAGAGCAATCCGGAGATTGACAAGGCGAGTCAAATTGGTTTTAGACATGTCGCTTTTTCTGTTGATGATGTGCAGGAGTTGTACGATCAGCTAAAAGAAAAGAACATTAATTTTTTTAGTAATATCCAGACCAATCCATATGGAAAGAAAATGTGTTATTTTCATGGTCCGGATAATATTATTTTAGAGTTGGCAGAATTCTAA
- a CDS encoding 50S ribosomal protein L1 produces the protein MEVISVGKNYDNKKQLIDKEKDYDIKEAMTLVRDLSYTKFDGTVEASFKLGIDVRHSDQQVRGTLTLPHGLGKKIRVAVITKEDKVAEANEAGADVVGGDDLIENIKKGFLDFDVLIATPNMMSKTGPLGKILGRRGLMPNPKTGTVTTDIKKAVKEFKEGKVEYRADKFGIIHMPIGKVSFAAEKLLDNFRIVYDTIVRVKPSSSKGQYMRSIALAPTMGPSVKVDTQKVKF, from the coding sequence ATGGAGGTAATTTCCGTGGGAAAGAATTATGATAATAAAAAACAGTTAATAGATAAAGAAAAAGATTATGATATAAAAGAAGCAATGACTCTGGTGCGCGATTTGAGCTATACCAAATTTGATGGAACAGTAGAAGCGTCTTTTAAGTTAGGAATTGATGTTCGGCACAGCGATCAGCAAGTCAGAGGGACATTGACACTGCCTCATGGATTAGGCAAGAAAATTCGAGTTGCAGTAATCACGAAGGAAGATAAAGTTGCTGAAGCGAATGAAGCTGGTGCTGATGTCGTAGGCGGAGATGATTTAATTGAAAACATTAAAAAAGGATTCCTGGATTTTGACGTCCTTATAGCAACTCCAAATATGATGAGCAAGACAGGTCCTCTAGGAAAGATATTAGGTCGAAGAGGTTTAATGCCGAATCCTAAAACCGGAACTGTAACAACTGATATTAAGAAGGCTGTAAAAGAATTTAAAGAAGGAAAAGTAGAATATAGAGCAGATAAATTTGGAATAATACATATGCCAATAGGCAAGGTTTCTTTTGCTGCTGAGAAATTACTTGATAATTTTCGAATTGTATATGATACTATTGTACGAGTTAAGCCTTCATCGTCAAAAGGGCAATATATGAGAAGTATAGCTTTAGCGCCTACAATGGGGCCAAGCGTAAAGGTAGATACGCAAAAAGTAAAATTTTAG
- a CDS encoding peptide-binding protein, translating into MNFNNSLFAFIKIVVILITISLISSCSSKSNTNTFSVFKNTIPSKEKMNTNGSLIMTLAGDPTYFNPILYTDSESGSVVGLLFNGLIKVNEDLAIVPDLAEKWETKNNGKEWIFHLKKGVLFHDGIELTADDVVYTFQKILDTTTNTVRRSDYVINGKPIAFKKIDKYTVRCVLPETFAPFLLSMGMGIIPKHLLEKENINTADFNRNPIGTGPFKFKTYKTADNVLLVRNDTYFGRKPLLAKIYFKIISEANVRLIALRKGEIDYATVPPKDFEKIKAENKVNVFVYDQLAYTYLGYNYRKPPFSDVRVRQAIAYAVDKRWLIKSIMKDLATPVYSPSHPLLWSHNDNVNKFLYSPEKAKQLLSQAGWKLSNGILKKDGKPFVFDIYMSKGSTTAEKAATKIQQDLKKMGITMNLRVLEWSSLLKIINAPKDPKGYDAVMMAWSLGLDPDSYGIWHSSEYPKGFNHNGYKNKEVDKLLVKGRQVIDQAARKKVYARIYDLIAQDQPYLFLWSPKDVAGVSRRVGGLSKPGPAGLFVNIEDVFVTK; encoded by the coding sequence ATGAATTTTAACAACAGTTTATTTGCGTTTATAAAAATAGTAGTTATCCTTATTACTATTTCGCTCATCAGTTCCTGCAGCTCGAAGAGCAATACGAATACCTTTTCTGTCTTCAAGAATACCATCCCCTCAAAAGAAAAGATGAATACTAATGGCAGCTTGATTATGACCCTGGCAGGAGATCCGACATACTTTAATCCTATATTATATACTGATAGCGAGTCTGGTTCGGTTGTAGGGCTCTTATTTAACGGGTTGATCAAAGTAAACGAAGACTTGGCGATAGTGCCCGATCTTGCTGAAAAATGGGAAACAAAGAACAATGGTAAAGAGTGGATTTTCCATCTGAAAAAAGGCGTTCTTTTCCATGACGGGATAGAGTTGACTGCTGATGATGTTGTCTATACCTTCCAGAAAATACTTGACACAACAACCAATACCGTGCGAAGAAGCGACTATGTAATCAATGGGAAACCGATTGCCTTTAAGAAAATAGATAAGTATACAGTTAGGTGCGTGCTTCCAGAGACGTTCGCACCCTTTCTTTTGAGCATGGGTATGGGTATTATTCCAAAACATTTGCTTGAAAAAGAGAACATCAACACTGCGGATTTTAATCGTAATCCTATCGGTACAGGGCCTTTTAAGTTCAAAACTTATAAAACTGCAGATAATGTTTTATTAGTCAGGAACGACACTTATTTTGGCAGAAAACCGTTGCTGGCGAAAATATATTTTAAGATTATTAGCGAGGCAAATGTTCGTTTGATTGCACTGCGAAAAGGTGAGATCGATTATGCTACGGTCCCACCCAAAGATTTTGAAAAAATTAAAGCAGAAAATAAAGTTAATGTGTTTGTTTATGATCAGCTTGCCTATACCTACCTAGGGTATAACTACCGTAAACCACCGTTTTCTGATGTTCGTGTTAGACAGGCAATTGCCTATGCTGTTGATAAAAGATGGCTTATTAAATCAATCATGAAAGATCTTGCTACTCCTGTTTACAGCCCATCGCATCCTCTTTTATGGTCGCATAATGATAATGTGAACAAATTTCTTTATAGTCCTGAGAAAGCAAAACAATTATTGAGTCAGGCTGGATGGAAGTTAAGTAATGGTATTTTGAAAAAAGACGGCAAGCCATTTGTTTTTGATATTTATATGTCCAAAGGCAGCACTACTGCCGAGAAAGCTGCCACCAAAATCCAGCAAGACCTGAAGAAAATGGGGATTACCATGAATTTGCGGGTTTTGGAGTGGAGTTCGTTGCTAAAAATTATTAATGCCCCAAAAGATCCGAAAGGGTATGATGCAGTTATGATGGCGTGGAGCCTCGGTCTTGATCCTGATAGCTATGGGATATGGCATTCTTCGGAATACCCTAAAGGATTTAATCATAACGGGTATAAGAACAAAGAAGTTGATAAACTCTTGGTGAAAGGGCGGCAAGTAATTGACCAGGCTGCTCGCAAGAAGGTATATGCTCGTATTTATGATTTGATCGCACAGGATCAACCTTACCTGTTCTTGTGGTCACCCAAAGATGTTGCCGGAGTATCAAGAAGAGTTGGCGGCTTATCAAAACCAGGACCCGCCGGATTATTTGTTAATATCGAAGATGTATTTGTTACGAAATGA
- a CDS encoding peptide ABC transporter permease, protein MRRTVKQISKDPFIVVGIIIVGMVLAMASVVPLIISGDPNHIAYVSEPQPPSLTHPFGTDDLGRDTMLRIIFGARISLIVAFVSVLISLSIGTLIGSIAGFYGGVVDEIIMRVIDGLMAIPTIFLLLTIQVLLTPSIYNVIIIIGVTSWMGVARIVRAEVLALAARDFVKAARSFGFGNSTIIFKCILPNALGPLFVTAVLSMGGAILTESALSYFGLGVQPPQPSWGNMLYNAQDYLLDAWWMTFFPGVFILLTVLALNFIGDGMYRIFNPKS, encoded by the coding sequence ATGAGAAGAACAGTTAAACAGATAAGCAAGGATCCATTTATTGTCGTTGGAATAATAATTGTCGGTATGGTATTGGCGATGGCATCTGTTGTGCCGCTTATTATTTCCGGCGATCCTAACCATATTGCTTATGTCAGTGAGCCGCAACCTCCATCCTTAACTCATCCGTTTGGGACGGATGATCTTGGCCGGGACACAATGCTGCGTATAATATTCGGCGCAAGAATCTCTTTGATAGTTGCTTTTGTCTCAGTGCTGATATCACTTTCGATTGGAACGCTGATAGGCTCTATCGCCGGATTCTATGGCGGGGTTGTCGACGAGATTATTATGCGGGTCATAGACGGCCTGATGGCGATCCCGACTATTTTTCTATTACTGACGATCCAGGTATTGCTTACGCCTAGTATATATAATGTCATAATAATTATCGGGGTCACCAGTTGGATGGGGGTGGCGCGGATCGTGAGGGCCGAGGTGTTGGCGCTTGCAGCACGTGATTTTGTAAAAGCTGCACGCTCCTTCGGGTTTGGTAATTCTACCATTATTTTTAAGTGTATTTTGCCAAATGCTTTAGGCCCGCTTTTTGTGACTGCTGTTCTTTCTATGGGAGGTGCGATACTCACAGAGTCTGCCCTGAGTTACTTCGGACTTGGAGTCCAGCCTCCTCAACCGAGTTGGGGCAATATGCTTTATAATGCCCAGGATTACTTGCTTGATGCCTGGTGGATGACTTTTTTCCCGGGAGTTTTTATTTTGCTGACGGTGTTGGCCTTAAATTTTATTGGAGATGGAATGTATCGGATATTTAATCCAAAAAGTTAA
- the rpmG gene encoding 50S ribosomal protein L33: MLEFEAYINNFCKRGVFTLKVLVTLECTECKERNYSTSKNKKNTTERIELKKYCPRCRVHRAHKETK, encoded by the coding sequence ATGCTTGAGTTCGAAGCATATATAAATAATTTTTGTAAACGAGGAGTGTTTACTTTGAAAGTTTTAGTAACGTTAGAATGTACAGAATGCAAAGAAAGAAATTATTCTACCAGCAAGAATAAAAAGAATACCACTGAAAGAATTGAGTTAAAGAAGTATTGTCCGCGATGTAGAGTACACAGAGCACACAAAGAAACAAAATAA
- a CDS encoding phosphomannomutase translates to MVVDNQKITSLLNNKHFWKVQEMLVSEKNALKDQQEIAAIQARIDEVFTLIKKQAETNSMPAKLTFGTSGWRAIIGEDYTVSNVERVTQAVVDMMKTDEFLKEIGVTSFEEVQSMGGLLGFDSRFMGHEFATAAAQVLAGNGIKIYYAGMATTPELSAAVVELKCAFSINLTPSHNPFQWAGYKFNPSDGGPAGPNLTEIIEQKYSLILETAKVIGDKHFAWQQVDTIDLYKQFLLKRNSVVILDDLVKKINNSDIFLAFDNVNGATRGRLERLLNGVDPRKISYLRTNTDYLFGGVKPEPSSGNMQLVMNELKLHSNKFKIGAIMDPDGDRVRVTDGVEEIEMNFFGAMVLYYLHKVKGLQGILAKSVATSNFANAVADRFGLEIRETAVGFKEFRPYLKEDAREKAIVAFEESDGITMQNHTLEKDALIGALLAIMMVIDIGKSLSEIRKEVQDFAGTYYPGRGGKEVDRSLSGLPLQEKLRLLNKYKPGKTVLVDSKEKTIKKDLTLDGYKFVFEDNSWLLIRPSGTEPKVRFYVEGRSEAEMEKLFHTAEHLLSECLSS, encoded by the coding sequence ATGGTTGTAGATAATCAAAAAATTACCTCATTACTCAATAACAAGCACTTCTGGAAGGTGCAGGAGATGTTGGTGAGCGAAAAGAATGCATTGAAAGATCAGCAGGAAATAGCCGCTATTCAGGCACGGATTGACGAAGTTTTTACGTTAATCAAGAAACAGGCGGAGACAAATAGTATGCCTGCTAAGTTAACCTTTGGAACTTCCGGGTGGAGGGCTATCATTGGAGAGGATTATACTGTATCGAATGTTGAGCGTGTTACCCAAGCGGTCGTTGATATGATGAAAACCGACGAGTTTCTTAAAGAAATCGGTGTAACTTCCTTCGAAGAAGTCCAGTCGATGGGCGGGCTCCTTGGATTCGATTCCAGGTTTATGGGGCATGAGTTCGCAACCGCAGCAGCTCAGGTGCTCGCCGGGAACGGGATAAAAATATACTACGCTGGTATGGCTACGACGCCGGAATTATCGGCTGCAGTTGTCGAGCTCAAGTGTGCCTTTTCTATTAACCTTACCCCAAGCCATAACCCATTCCAGTGGGCCGGATACAAATTTAATCCTTCTGACGGCGGTCCTGCAGGGCCGAACCTGACGGAAATTATCGAACAGAAGTATTCCCTGATTTTAGAAACTGCTAAGGTAATTGGCGACAAGCATTTTGCCTGGCAACAGGTTGATACAATCGACCTGTATAAACAATTTTTATTGAAAAGGAATAGCGTTGTCATCCTGGATGATTTGGTCAAAAAAATTAACAATAGCGATATCTTTCTGGCCTTTGATAATGTAAATGGTGCTACGAGAGGCAGGCTTGAACGGCTTCTTAATGGCGTTGATCCAAGAAAAATATCATATTTACGAACAAACACCGATTACCTTTTCGGTGGAGTGAAACCGGAACCATCCTCTGGGAATATGCAGCTGGTGATGAATGAACTTAAGCTTCATAGCAACAAGTTTAAGATTGGCGCGATAATGGACCCCGACGGAGATAGGGTGCGAGTGACTGACGGGGTGGAAGAGATCGAAATGAATTTTTTTGGCGCAATGGTGCTGTACTATCTCCATAAAGTAAAGGGTTTACAAGGAATCCTGGCCAAATCAGTCGCAACCTCGAATTTCGCAAATGCCGTAGCTGATCGTTTTGGTTTGGAAATAAGGGAGACTGCAGTCGGGTTCAAGGAGTTTCGTCCTTACCTTAAGGAAGATGCGAGGGAGAAAGCTATCGTTGCCTTCGAAGAGAGCGATGGCATTACCATGCAAAATCACACACTGGAAAAAGATGCCCTTATCGGTGCACTTCTGGCGATTATGATGGTCATAGATATAGGGAAAAGCTTGTCCGAAATTCGAAAAGAAGTACAGGATTTTGCTGGGACCTATTATCCGGGACGTGGCGGGAAGGAAGTCGATCGGTCGCTATCCGGCTTACCGCTTCAGGAGAAGCTTAGATTGTTGAATAAATACAAACCAGGGAAAACAGTTTTGGTAGATTCTAAAGAAAAAACAATTAAAAAAGATCTGACGCTCGATGGTTATAAATTTGTATTTGAAGATAATAGCTGGCTGCTGATCAGACCATCGGGAACAGAGCCTAAAGTCAGGTTTTATGTGGAAGGGCGCTCAGAAGCTGAAATGGAAAAGTTATTTCATACGGCCGAACATCTTCTTTCCGAGTGTCTTTCATCCTGA
- a CDS encoding 50S ribosomal protein L10 yields MVRPEKVKVVDETRSIIDESSIAIVADYRGTNVTKLNELRNKLRESDTVCKVLKNTLVKIALTEAKVPFNEELFVGPSIFIFGKSDPVTPAKVLADFAKNNEFFKVKGGFLDKKQITIADIKNLASLPNREQLIAQVIGTMNAPIRGLVTVLSGPMRNFANVIEAIRKQKEDGNQ; encoded by the coding sequence ATGGTAAGACCGGAAAAAGTAAAGGTAGTTGACGAAACAAGAAGTATTATTGATGAGAGTTCAATAGCCATTGTTGCTGATTATCGAGGTACTAATGTTACGAAACTAAACGAACTGCGAAACAAATTGAGAGAAAGTGATACGGTATGTAAGGTATTAAAGAACACATTAGTGAAGATAGCTCTTACAGAAGCAAAAGTTCCGTTCAACGAAGAGTTGTTTGTCGGACCATCAATTTTTATTTTTGGAAAAAGCGATCCGGTAACTCCTGCAAAGGTTCTTGCCGATTTTGCTAAGAATAATGAATTCTTTAAGGTAAAAGGCGGGTTTTTAGATAAAAAGCAGATAACAATTGCTGATATTAAAAACTTAGCAAGCTTACCGAATAGAGAACAACTGATTGCCCAAGTAATTGGTACAATGAATGCACCGATACGTGGACTAGTTACTGTATTGTCTGGCCCTATGCGAAATTTCGCTAATGTAATAGAAGCGATAAGAAAGCAAAAGGAAGACGGTAATCAGTAA
- the surE gene encoding 5'/3'-nucleotidase SurE translates to MTRILLVNDDGIKAHGIRALYEVAKEFGEIVIVAPLEQQSATSHSITIEKPLVYEKVDFDGKVVAAYAVNGTPVDCVKIALNIILEAKPDIVLSGINWGANLGASVIYSGTVGAALEASFHDLPAIAFSLKSEKKEDYTFAQKVVREILRTFKMNESFHPGVLNVNIPYIKEKDFKGYRVTHQTNSSWHEEYIIKTSNTGERFHVLSGELLPISDDKNGDILALTNNYVSITPITPDFTDYKSLEKLKEVF, encoded by the coding sequence ATGACGAGAATATTACTTGTTAATGACGACGGAATCAAAGCTCATGGAATTAGGGCGTTGTATGAAGTAGCGAAAGAATTCGGAGAAATAGTAATTGTGGCACCGCTTGAGCAGCAAAGTGCTACGTCTCATTCGATAACCATAGAAAAGCCGCTTGTCTATGAAAAGGTGGATTTTGATGGCAAGGTGGTGGCCGCATATGCAGTTAACGGAACTCCGGTTGATTGTGTGAAAATAGCTTTAAATATTATTTTGGAAGCAAAACCGGATATCGTTTTATCCGGTATAAACTGGGGGGCTAATCTCGGCGCCAGCGTTATTTATTCCGGGACAGTAGGTGCAGCCTTGGAGGCCAGTTTTCATGATCTGCCTGCGATTGCTTTTTCCCTTAAATCTGAAAAAAAAGAGGATTATACCTTTGCCCAAAAAGTCGTCAGAGAAATTCTTCGAACCTTCAAAATGAACGAATCATTTCATCCCGGAGTATTGAATGTTAATATCCCTTACATAAAAGAAAAAGATTTTAAAGGTTATCGTGTAACCCATCAAACTAATTCTTCCTGGCACGAAGAGTATATTATAAAAACATCTAATACCGGGGAGAGATTTCATGTGTTATCCGGCGAATTATTACCGATAAGTGATGATAAAAATGGCGATATTCTCGCACTGACCAACAACTATGTCTCCATTACGCCCATTACCCCTGATTTTACCGACTATAAGAGCCTGGAAAAATTAAAAGAGGTTTTCTGA
- a CDS encoding ABC transporter ATP-binding protein, which produces MLEVYDLRVSFKAGKDVVQAVDGVTLKVDKQQIVGIVGESGCGKTVTALSLLKLLPPDSAISGKIVWNGNDILAMAPKELRTIRGSQISMIFQNPVSSLNPVFTIGKQLIDVVLLHRKLSKADAQKEVIKLLHLVKIPAAEKRLNDYPHQFSGGMCQRIMIAMAIAARPDLLIADESTASLDVTIQAQIIELLKELNEELGMSIIMISHDLGVISQMCNYVAIMYLGRIVEYGPIDAVFRNSAHPYTEALLNSIPVTDPSRRKKMEILKGDIPSPINLPDGCRFSGRCKYKQALCITEYPPIRSNNDGHEVACFFPVH; this is translated from the coding sequence ATGCTGGAAGTATATGACCTAAGAGTGTCCTTTAAAGCCGGTAAAGATGTAGTTCAGGCGGTGGATGGGGTTACCTTAAAAGTGGATAAGCAACAGATTGTCGGGATTGTCGGCGAGTCAGGGTGTGGCAAAACCGTGACGGCTTTATCATTACTAAAATTACTTCCTCCTGATAGTGCAATCAGTGGAAAAATAGTGTGGAACGGGAATGATATTCTGGCTATGGCACCGAAAGAACTCCGTACAATAAGAGGTTCTCAGATTTCAATGATTTTTCAGAATCCGGTATCATCGCTTAATCCTGTATTCACCATTGGGAAACAGCTTATTGATGTGGTCCTTCTTCATCGTAAGCTATCAAAAGCGGATGCACAAAAAGAGGTTATCAAGCTATTACATTTAGTCAAAATACCTGCGGCAGAAAAACGCCTCAATGATTATCCGCATCAGTTCAGTGGGGGAATGTGCCAGCGAATAATGATTGCTATGGCGATTGCAGCCCGGCCTGATTTGTTGATTGCAGATGAATCAACCGCTTCTTTGGACGTTACCATCCAAGCCCAGATAATTGAGCTTCTCAAAGAGCTTAACGAAGAACTTGGGATGTCGATAATCATGATTTCTCACGATCTGGGAGTAATCTCTCAGATGTGCAATTATGTTGCCATAATGTATTTAGGCCGCATCGTTGAATATGGGCCTATAGACGCTGTTTTTCGCAATTCAGCGCATCCATATACGGAAGCATTACTTAATTCTATTCCGGTTACTGATCCCAGCAGAAGAAAAAAGATGGAGATACTTAAAGGCGATATTCCAAGCCCTATCAATCTGCCGGATGGATGCAGATTTTCTGGGAGATGCAAATATAAGCAGGCGCTATGCATAACTGAGTATCCTCCGATTCGCAGTAACAATGACGGGCATGAAGTCGCCTGTTTTTTCCCTGTTCATTAA
- the secE gene encoding preprotein translocase subunit SecE, which translates to MTKAKININMKKINKKDLETVQKETVTKENNSSRRKGFVKSFNEFVEETKSELSKVTWLDRKKLFAYFVIVLIITFAITFFVSAIDVVISETFKLLKSTI; encoded by the coding sequence ATGACAAAAGCGAAAATAAATATAAATATGAAGAAAATAAATAAAAAAGATTTAGAAACAGTGCAAAAAGAGACCGTGACAAAAGAAAACAATTCTTCGCGACGTAAAGGTTTCGTTAAGTCATTTAATGAGTTTGTTGAAGAAACAAAGTCAGAGTTAAGTAAAGTAACTTGGCTCGACAGGAAAAAGCTTTTTGCTTATTTTGTTATTGTACTGATTATTACATTCGCAATAACTTTTTTTGTGTCCGCGATAGACGTTGTTATATCAGAAACATTTAAGCTTTTAAAATCTACAATTTAA
- the nusG gene encoding transcription termination/antitermination factor NusG, whose product MSEETINSGEEKANQPNPQTEEINRDKGQWFILQTYSGHEKKVKQSLLQKIIKLELQDRIHEVLIPEEETIEIKDNKRVEKIKKMFPGYIFIRMDLDDEVWYHVKVIPGVSKFISSKTRPTPVTDKEMLRVLKQVGVKTPKIEVDFEIGEVVKIIAGPFRGYSGPIQEITPERGKLKSLIAIFGRETPVELDFEQVEKQR is encoded by the coding sequence ATGAGTGAAGAAACTATTAATTCTGGAGAAGAAAAAGCAAATCAACCTAACCCTCAGACGGAAGAAATCAATAGAGATAAAGGGCAGTGGTTTATTTTGCAAACCTATTCGGGGCATGAGAAAAAGGTTAAGCAGTCTCTTCTGCAAAAAATAATTAAGCTAGAGCTGCAAGACAGAATCCATGAGGTCTTAATCCCTGAAGAAGAAACTATAGAAATAAAAGATAATAAACGAGTAGAAAAAATAAAGAAAATGTTTCCCGGGTACATTTTTATCCGTATGGATCTCGATGATGAAGTATGGTACCATGTGAAAGTTATTCCAGGTGTATCAAAATTCATATCATCGAAGACCAGGCCAACTCCAGTAACCGACAAAGAGATGCTTAGGGTCTTAAAGCAAGTTGGAGTGAAAACGCCGAAGATTGAAGTTGATTTTGAAATCGGCGAGGTGGTAAAAATCATTGCTGGACCTTTTAGAGGTTATTCTGGCCCTATACAGGAAATTACACCGGAGAGGGGTAAACTGAAATCGTTAATTGCGATATTTGGTCGAGAAACTCCTGTGGAACTTGATTTTGAACAAGTAGAAAAACAACGATAG